A section of the Drosophila suzukii mitochondrion, complete genome genome encodes:
- the ND6 gene encoding NADH dehydrogenase subunit 6 — translation MLYSLIITTSIIFLNMIHPLALGLTLLIQTIFVCLISGLMTKSFWYSYILFLIFLGGMLVLFIYVTSLASNEMFNLSIKLTLFSGLILFMMLILSFIVDKTSISLFLMNNEMESIIKMNSYFTENSLSLNKLYNFPTNFITILLMNYLLITLIVVVKITKLFKGPIRMMS, via the coding sequence ATATTATATTCTTTAATTATTACTACTTCTATTATTTTTTTAAATATAATCCATCCATTAGCTTTAGGTTTAACTTTATTAATTCAAACAATTTTTGTTTGTTTAATTTCAGGTTTAATAACTAAAAGTTTTTGATATTCATACATTTTATTTTTGATTTTTTTAGGGGGTATACTTGTACTATTTATTTACGTTACATCCTTAGCTTCTAATGAAATATTTAATTTATCTATTAAACTTACTTTATTTTCTGGATTAATTTTATTTATAATATTAATTTTATCTTTTATTGTTGACAAAACTTCTATTTCATTATTTTTAATAAACAATGAAATAGAATCTATTATTAAAATAAATTCATATTTTACAGAAAACTCTTTATCATTAAATAAATTATATAATTTTCCTACTAATTTTATTACAATTTTATTAATAAATTATTTATTAATTACTTTAATTGTAGTAGTAAAAATTACTAAATTATTTAAGGGACCTATTCGAATAATATCATAA
- the CYTB gene encoding cytochrome b, whose translation MNKPLRTSHPLFKIANNALVDLPAPINISSWWNFGSLLGLCLIIQILTGLFLAMHYTADVNLAFYSVNHICRDVNYGWLLRTLHANGASFFFICIYLHVGRGIYYGSYLFTPTWLVGVIILFLVMGTAFMGYVLPWGQMSFWGATVITNLLSAIPYLGMDLVQWLWGGFAVDNATLTRFFTFHFILPFIVLAMTMIHLLFLHQTGSNNPIGLNSNIDKIPFHPYFTFKDIVGFIVMIFILISLVLISPNLLGDPDNFIPANPLVTPAHIQPEWYFLFAYAILRSIPNKLGGVIALVLSIAILMILPFYNLSKFRGIQFYPINQILFWSMLVTVILLTWIGARPVEEPYVLIGQILTVIYFLYYLVNPLVTKWWDNLLH comes from the coding sequence ATGAACAAACCTTTACGAACTTCCCACCCTTTATTTAAAATTGCTAATAATGCTTTAGTAGATTTACCAGCTCCAATTAATATTTCAAGATGATGAAATTTTGGTTCTTTACTTGGATTATGTTTAATTATTCAAATTTTAACTGGATTATTTTTAGCTATACATTACACAGCTGATGTTAATTTAGCTTTTTATAGAGTTAATCATATTTGTCGAGATGTTAATTATGGTTGATTATTACGAACTTTACACGCTAACGGTGCATCATTTTTTTTTATTTGCATTTATCTACATGTAGGACGAGGAATTTATTACGGTTCATATCTATTTACTCCAACTTGATTAGTAGGAGTAATTATTTTATTTTTAGTTATAGGAACAGCTTTTATAGGATATGTTTTACCTTGAGGACAAATATCATTTTGAGGAGCTACTGTAATTACAAATCTTTTATCTGCTATCCCTTATTTAGGTATAGATTTAGTTCAATGATTATGAGGAGGATTTGCTGTAGATAATGCTACTTTAACTCGATTTTTTACATTCCATTTTATTTTACCATTTATTGTTCTTGCTATAACAATAATTCATTTATTATTTTTACACCAAACAGGATCTAATAACCCTATTGGATTAAATTCTAATATTGATAAAATTCCTTTTCATCCTTATTTTACATTTAAGGATATTGTAGGATTTATTGTAATAATTTTTATCCTAATTTCATTAGTATTAATTAGCCCAAATTTATTAGGAGATCCTGATAATTTTATCCCAGCTAATCCATTAGTTACACCTGCCCATATTCAACCAGAATGATATTTTTTATTTGCATACGCTATTTTACGTTCTATTCCTAATAAATTAGGAGGAGTTATTGCATTAGTATTATCAATTGCAATTTTAATAATTTTACCTTTTTACAATTTAAGAAAATTCCGAGGAATTCAATTTTACCCAATTAATCAAATTTTATTTTGATCTATATTAGTAACAGTAATTTTATTAACTTGAATTGGAGCTCGTCCAGTTGAAGAACCTTATGTACTAATTGGACAAATTTTAACTGTTATTTATTTCTTATATTATTTGGTTAACCCATTAGTTACAAAATGATGAGATAATTTATTACACTAA